Proteins from a single region of Budorcas taxicolor isolate Tak-1 chromosome 7, Takin1.1, whole genome shotgun sequence:
- the ZFP2 gene encoding zinc finger protein ZFP2 yields MEREGLWHSSLGETWEPDNWLEGQQENQDRHLGQVHITHKETLTERRTCGGNELERCSSQGSIIDIQQTVPVGKSPHNWNSHGKDTKQNAELIKTQRIFAGEKVYECNECGKTFSQSSSLLKHQRIHTGEKPYKCNVCEKHFIERSSLTVHQRIHTGEKPYKCNECGKTFSQSMNLTVHQRTHTGEKPYQCKECGKAFRKNSSLIQHERIHTGEKPYKCNECGKAFTQSMNLTVHQRTHTGEKPYECNECGKAFSQSMHLTVHQRSHTGEKPYECSECGKAFSKSSALTLHQRNHTGEKPYKCNKCGKSFSQSTYLIEHQVIHTGEKPYECSECGKAFSQSAYLIEHQRIHTGEKPYECDQCGKAFIKNSSLIVHQRTHTGEKPYQCNECGKAFSRSTNLTRHQRTHT; encoded by the exons ATGGAAAGGGAAGGTCTCTGGCATTCTTCTTTAGGGGAAACCTGGGAACCTGATAATTGGTTAGAGGGGCAACAGGAAAACCAGGATAGACATTTGGGCCAAGTGCACATTACCCATAAGGAAACCCTCACTGAGCGAAGGACATGTGGAGGTAATGAACTTGAAAGATGTTCCAGTCAGGGTTCAATCATTGATATACAACAAACTGTTCCTGTGGGGAAAAGTCCTCACAACTGGAATTCACATGGAAAAGACACCAAACAAAATGCTGAATTAATTAAAACTCAAAGAATATTTGCAGGAGAGAAAGTCTATGAATGTAATGAGTGTGGGAAAACCTTCAGCCAGAGTTCGTCTCTTCTTAAGCACCAGAGAATTCATACGGGGGAGAAACCCTATAAGTGTAATGTATGTGAGAAGCACTTCATTGAACGTTCCTCACTTACTGTACATcaaagaattcatactggagagaaaccctacaaatgtaatgaatgtgggaaaaCCTTCAGTCAGAGCATGAACCTTACTGTTCATCAAAGaactcatactggagagaaaccatatcaATGTAAAGAGTGTGGAAAAGCTTTCCGCAAGAATTCATCCCTTATTCAACATGAAAggattcatactggagagaaaccctacaaatgtaatgaatgtggtaAAGCTTTTACCCAAAGTATGAATCTCACAGTGCATCAAAGAACTCACACAGGAgaaaaaccctatgaatgtaatgAATGCGGAAAAGCCTTCAGTCAAAGTATGCATCTTACTGTACATCAGAGAAGtcatactggagaaaaaccctaTGAGTGTAgtgaatgtggaaaagcctttaGTAAGAGCTCAGCTCTTACCCTGCATCAGCGAAAtcatactggagaaaaaccctaCAAATGTAACAAATGTGGGAAATCCTTTAGCCAAAGTACGTACCTTATAGAGC ATCAGGttattcatactggagagaagccttatgaATGCAGTGAATGTGGAAAGGCCTTCAGCCAGAGTGCATACCTtattgagcatcaaagaattcatactggtgagaagCCCTATGAATGCGATCAGTGTGGAAAAGCCTTCATTAAGAATTCATCCCTTATAGTACACCAGAGAActcatacaggagagaaaccctatcagtgtaatgaatgtggaaaagccttcagtcGGAGTACAAATCTTACACGGCATCAGAGAACTCATACGTGA